From Oenococcus sicerae, the proteins below share one genomic window:
- a CDS encoding histidine phosphatase family protein, producing MKRIFIVRHGRTEWNLEGRFQGANGDSPLLESSKQDCQDLAGFLDKFDFTTVYTSPIKRARRTAEITLADTANYAKTAIIDDKNFRELSFGDWEGLTREQVAKKYPQLFDELIRRQDDPRLTAFGVENFAKARQRFKDGIIKRSRQLNEDENLLIFSHGSIIQLGIKALTGDESLSSLKNTSTTILQTIDDEHFTIESYNEVAYLSNVNSKGNTTLI from the coding sequence ATGAAAAGAATTTTTATCGTTAGACACGGCCGAACTGAATGGAACTTAGAAGGCAGATTTCAGGGGGCCAACGGTGATTCACCGCTGCTAGAGTCTAGCAAGCAGGATTGCCAGGACCTAGCTGGTTTTTTGGATAAATTTGATTTTACAACTGTCTATACCAGCCCGATCAAGCGCGCCAGGAGAACAGCAGAGATCACGTTAGCCGATACAGCTAACTATGCGAAAACAGCGATTATTGACGATAAAAATTTTCGTGAGCTATCCTTTGGTGATTGGGAAGGTCTGACTAGAGAACAAGTAGCAAAAAAATATCCGCAGTTATTCGATGAATTGATCCGTCGACAAGATGATCCGCGCTTAACGGCTTTTGGTGTTGAAAATTTTGCCAAAGCACGACAGCGTTTTAAAGACGGCATCATCAAGCGCAGCAGACAGCTTAACGAGGATGAAAATTTATTGATCTTCTCACACGGTTCGATCATTCAATTAGGTATCAAAGCATTGACCGGAGATGAAAGTCTGTCTTCATTAAAAAATACTTCGACGACGATCCTACAGACGATCGATGACGAGCATTTTACGATCGAAAGTTACAATGAGGTCGCTTATTTAAGCAACGTTAACAGCAAAGGCAACACAACACTTATTTAA
- a CDS encoding M1 family metallopeptidase: protein MVDSTHFYRAFQPDHYDIFLTIDRQKKLFSGQTQISGQARLQAISIHAKFLTIKSVRSDDDQALPFELDSKNDAIRIHLAKTGAVTFKIDYEAKLTDSMMGIYPSYYELDGVKKQIIGTQFETTFARQAFPCVDEPEAKATFDLAIKFDEQAGETILANMPESRFENGVHYFQRTVRMSTYLIAFAFGDLQSKLTTTKSGVQIGVFATKAHKAKELDFALDIAKRSIEFYEDFYQTPYPLAHSWQLALPDFSAGAMENWGLVTYREAYLLLDPDNTALTRKQLVATVVAHELAHQWFGDLVTMKWWDDLWLNESFANMMEYVAVNALEPKWDIWQTFQASEVPAALQRDATDGVQSVHVNVEDPAEIDSLFDGAIVYAKGARMLVMVRAMIGDAALRKGLKAYFAAHKYANATGADLWSALGDASQIDVGSVMNSWLEQPGYPVVEASVIDGQLTISQQQFFIGVGKEIGRQWQIPLNANYAQAPSLLTEKSSQLGDYAQLRAENKLPFRLNVGNDSHFIVKYDETLLADILKDVTELDAISQLQILQDLRLLAEGQEISYAEIVPLLSRFSRSRFAVVNMALFVIANNLKKFVEPDSLEEKQLRQLFDHLSSSQVARLGWSSATDESIDDQLIRPYVLSASLFAKNPNTIKSAHDLFEKNRQQLSSLSADIRLFVLRNEIQNFSDPDLFKQLLQDYRQSSDGSYKADLTAALTATTDPVLIKLLIDKFEDADTIKPQDLRAWFRGVLANDKGQQAAWDWIRQDWQWLEETVGGDMEFTTFITVIAIIFKTAQRLSEFKAFFEPKINVAGLTREITMDTRVIENRVNLVEKEHAAVNQAVSQQIN, encoded by the coding sequence ATGGTAGATTCAACACATTTTTATCGTGCCTTTCAACCAGATCATTATGATATTTTTTTGACTATTGATCGGCAGAAAAAGCTTTTTTCAGGTCAGACGCAAATTTCGGGTCAGGCACGATTGCAGGCGATCTCGATTCACGCAAAATTTTTAACGATCAAGTCGGTTAGATCCGATGATGATCAAGCACTGCCTTTTGAATTGGACAGCAAAAATGATGCGATCCGAATTCATTTAGCCAAAACAGGCGCTGTGACTTTCAAGATCGACTATGAAGCTAAATTAACGGATTCCATGATGGGCATTTATCCGTCCTATTATGAGCTGGATGGTGTTAAAAAACAGATCATCGGCACGCAATTTGAAACCACTTTTGCACGTCAGGCTTTTCCTTGTGTTGATGAACCGGAAGCTAAAGCGACTTTTGATTTGGCGATCAAATTTGATGAGCAGGCTGGTGAGACGATTTTGGCTAATATGCCAGAAAGCCGTTTTGAAAATGGCGTCCACTATTTTCAGCGAACAGTCCGCATGTCGACTTATCTGATCGCTTTTGCTTTCGGTGATCTGCAAAGCAAGCTGACGACGACTAAAAGCGGTGTTCAGATCGGTGTTTTCGCTACGAAAGCACACAAAGCCAAGGAATTGGATTTTGCGCTGGATATTGCCAAACGCTCGATTGAATTTTACGAAGACTTCTATCAGACGCCTTATCCGCTAGCTCACTCCTGGCAATTAGCTTTGCCGGATTTCTCGGCCGGCGCGATGGAAAACTGGGGACTTGTCACTTATCGTGAAGCCTATTTGCTGCTCGATCCCGATAATACGGCACTGACTCGAAAACAATTAGTTGCGACTGTTGTTGCCCATGAATTGGCCCATCAGTGGTTCGGTGATCTTGTCACAATGAAGTGGTGGGATGACCTGTGGCTAAATGAAAGTTTTGCCAACATGATGGAATACGTGGCTGTGAATGCGCTAGAACCGAAATGGGATATTTGGCAGACTTTTCAAGCATCAGAAGTACCGGCTGCCTTGCAGCGCGATGCGACTGACGGCGTACAATCAGTTCATGTCAATGTCGAGGATCCAGCCGAGATCGATTCTTTGTTTGATGGTGCGATCGTTTATGCCAAAGGCGCCCGTATGCTTGTGATGGTTCGGGCCATGATCGGTGATGCCGCTTTGCGCAAGGGTCTGAAGGCTTATTTTGCTGCTCATAAGTATGCTAATGCGACTGGTGCCGATCTATGGTCAGCGCTTGGCGATGCTTCTCAGATCGATGTTGGTTCAGTGATGAATTCTTGGCTGGAACAACCTGGTTACCCAGTTGTCGAAGCCTCAGTGATCGATGGCCAATTAACGATCAGCCAGCAACAATTCTTCATTGGCGTTGGTAAAGAAATCGGTCGCCAGTGGCAGATTCCTCTGAATGCTAATTACGCTCAAGCACCAAGCCTATTGACCGAAAAAAGCAGTCAGCTTGGCGATTATGCTCAGCTGCGTGCTGAAAATAAATTGCCATTCCGCCTAAATGTTGGTAATGATTCGCATTTTATTGTCAAATATGATGAGACTTTGCTGGCCGATATTTTAAAGGACGTGACTGAGCTGGATGCTATTTCACAATTGCAGATTTTACAAGATCTGCGATTATTAGCTGAAGGACAAGAAATTTCTTATGCCGAAATCGTGCCCTTACTGAGTCGCTTTAGTCGAAGCCGATTTGCAGTCGTCAATATGGCTCTGTTTGTGATCGCAAACAACTTAAAGAAATTCGTTGAGCCGGATTCTCTTGAAGAAAAACAGCTGCGGCAGCTATTTGACCACTTGAGCAGCAGCCAGGTTGCACGCTTAGGCTGGTCGTCAGCAACTGATGAATCAATTGATGATCAGCTGATCAGACCTTACGTCTTGAGTGCCTCTTTGTTTGCTAAAAATCCAAATACGATCAAGAGTGCTCATGATCTGTTTGAAAAAAATCGTCAGCAATTATCATCTTTGAGTGCCGACATTCGCTTATTTGTCTTGCGAAATGAGATTCAGAATTTCAGCGATCCTGATCTGTTCAAACAACTTTTGCAGGATTATCGACAATCCTCAGATGGCAGTTATAAGGCTGATTTGACGGCTGCTTTGACTGCAACGACTGATCCTGTTTTAATCAAACTGCTGATCGATAAATTTGAAGATGCAGATACGATCAAACCACAGGATCTGCGTGCTTGGTTCCGTGGTGTTCTGGCCAATGATAAGGGCCAACAGGCTGCCTGGGACTGGATCCGTCAGGATTGGCAATGGCTGGAAGAGACAGTTGGTGGTGATATGGAGTTCACGACTTTCATTACGGTAATTGCTATCATTTTTAAGACTGCCCAGCGTTTATCGGAATTTAAAGCTTTCTTTGAACCTAAAATCAACGTAGCTGGTTTAACTAGAGAAATTACGATGGATACGAGAGTTATTGAAAATCGTGTGAACTTAGTCGAAAAAGAACATGCAGCTGTCAATCAGGCCGTTTCTCAACAAATTAACTAA